From Hylaeus volcanicus isolate JK05 chromosome 2, UHH_iyHylVolc1.0_haploid, whole genome shotgun sequence, the proteins below share one genomic window:
- the LOC128884805 gene encoding alanine--glyoxylate aminotransferase: protein MSCEWDQLAVRKLPPKELKAKLQLPVKTLTGPGPTNCSMRVLQSLQNQVLGNLNLEVGQLIDEIKAGLQYVFQTKNRLTLVLSGSGHGGMEACLGNLLEPNDTIVVVQIGIWGERAADMSRRLGARVQLIIPNQNEAVTLNELEAALERYRPVVVFMVHAESSTGVKQPLEGFGELVHRYNALLIVDAVASLGGEPFFMDSWGIDAAYAGSQKALGAPAGLAPVSFGPRAEEKMFGRVTRPVSYYWDISILGVYWKCFGNEESVYHHTVSTTLLYGLREALAEVAEEGLPAIWSRHAAAADKLRKGLELRGLRNNVKIPRYQLSTITVIELPPGVDDKIVVKRAMDKYKVEISRGLGPSTDKALRIGLLGSNATSKTVDLVLRAIDEGLQHALRFKL, encoded by the exons ATGAGTTGCGAATGGGACCAGTTAGCTGTTCGGAAGCTACCACCCAAGGAGCTGAAAGCTAAACTGCAGTTACCGGTAAAAACGTTAACGGGTCCGGGACCAACTAATTGCTCGATGCGAGTTCTTCAGAGCTTACAGAATCAAGTTCTCGGTAATCTTAACCTCGAAGTTGGTCAG TTGATAGATGAAATTAAAGCTGGTCTCCAATACGTATTCCAAACTAAAAACAGACTCACTTTGGTATTGAGTGGTTCAGGTCATGGCGGTATGGAAGCGTGCTTAGGAAATTTACTCGAACCCAATGACACTATAGTCGTTGTCCAAATTGGAATCTGGGGTGAACGCGCCGCTGACATGTCTAGACGACTCGGGGCACGC GTTCAGTTGATAATACCAAATCAAAACGAGGCTGTTACGTTGAACGAATTGGAAGCCGCCTTGGAGAGATACAGACCCGTGGTGGTTTTTATGGTCCACGCTGAATCGTCTACGGGCGTGAAACAGCCATTGGAAGGTTTCGGAGAGCTTGTTCACAG GTACAATGCCCTTTTGATCGTCGACGCGGTTGCATCACTCGGCGGCGAGCCATTCTTTATGGATTCTTGGGGCATCGATGCAGCTTATGCCGGCAGCCAAAAGGCCCTCGGCGCCCCCGCAGGACTCGCTCCTGTTTCTTTCGGTCCACGGGCAGA AGAGAAAATGTTTGGGAGAGTGACGAGACCGGTCTCCTACTATTGGGACATAAGCATCCTCGGCGTCTACTGGAAATGTTTTGGAAACGAAGAAAGCGTGTACCATCACACGGTAAGCACCACTCTGCTGTACGGTTTACGCGAGGCCTTGGCGGAAGTCGCCGAAGAGGGTCTTCCAGCAATTTGGTCCAGACACGCCGCTGCAGCTGACAAATTAAGAAAGGGTCTCGAATTACGGGGGCTTCGGAACAACGTGAAAATTCCACGGTATCAATTATCCACGATAACCGTTATAGAGCTGCCACCTGGCGTCGACGACAAAATCGTCGTAAAACGAGCCATGGACAA gtACAAAGTCGAAATCAGCAGAGGTCTAGGACCCAGCACGGACAAAGCGTTGCGAATAGGTTTGTTAGGAAGCAACGCAACATCTAAAACAGTTGACCTCGTTCTACGTGCTATCGACGAAGGGCTGCAACATGCTTTACGATTCaaactataa
- the LOC128884804 gene encoding dorsal-ventral patterning protein Sog, giving the protein MRYHGGLLLSTLLIVVSYPSTLRARRVVPLIEDDWARRPHRAAECTFGKQIRELGSTWFADLGPPFGVMYCIKCECIPVQKKRRIVARVHCRNIKNECPKLTCDEPVLLPGRCCKSCPGDFSTDIVQDLPAQLTSEEEERSLKHFGTLLTGRTSQALRRDEPTPTSMYNSAYNYLATGRFTFHRKNLYYSFYLSTATPRPRSIQFVDGSGSILEEQTIDPIGGVYQNATGKLCGVWRRVPRDYRKLLREERLHVSFIWEPSSTLTGQLSRYRALATEQFSSLLEPTMGVDRSLMSGAGATAIVSASSASAPSIHVSLVFNGVFLPNDLSEVPLIVQLEHMEKDYVVLREEIIVKKPSNELNFGEVRSALSGADLRLLTRGKLSISIMSRKDPQALRLAGVVGPRATCDIYQTLLLSETASAASGLAWAFLDRAGSLRYGVQLIGLEEENPLVTLVDEGGKRRTELEDLTPSLVDGLANGSLDRPGPRLLEPLFNGELSVVAASHLGSVLRGRLLQRPVADARDTTAPVLLRRPSLEPVYPGPVGLVWTAVDLDCSLHYELEIAGFAQTSSSHELRTFRLYLETMPLLAQGAPVARRLLEEFNGYVLEGSVTGLSPVELYRIESGIGFLEVTDKQADRVLKAPFKTRAPLSCLPHYADNDVASVVAYNLQPPQSDIETGACFHETRFYEEGTQWTSGTDPCSMCHCHRGLAQCDPVPCPALTCPQGKQLKPPVGHCCPICSGPGINMNGTGKNVSSITRGCTLAGQFHLAGASWHPYLPPVGFDTCAVCTCDTVTLEVKCPRVQCPPLDCDEKLAFRPSKKACCRQCPATTPSTLNAAVTGDTTRLPRDQAAPSTKRTAEEILASGGCRNPLGGPYENGMEWHPRVHSHGEMKCVKCRCKNGEVRCDRKRCPRALCNSIVHQMKRGDYMADADDCCTVQCRRARRHHRNNHHPGRHSVTPRELS; this is encoded by the exons GCAAGCAGATACGGGAACTGGGCTCCACCTGGTTCGCGGATTTGGGCCCGCCCTTCGGAGTCATGTACTGCATCAAATGCGAATGCATTCCG gTGCAAAAGAAACGGCGTATCGTGGCGAGGGTTCATTGTCGTAACATCAAGAACGAGTGCCCGAAGTTGACGTGCGACGAGCCTGTTTTGCTTCCTGGTCGGTGCTGCAAGTCCTGTCCAGGAGATTTCA GTACGGACATAGTGCAAGACCTTCCGGCGCAGTTGACCTCGGAAGAAGAGGAACGGAGCTTGAAAC ACTTTGGGACTCTGTTGACGGGTAGAACGTCTCAAGCGCTGCGTCGCGACGAGCCCACCCCTACGTCCATGTACAACAGCGCCTACAACTATCTGGCGACGGGACGTTTCACTTTCCACCGAAAGAACCTCTACTACTCCTTCTACTTATCGACTGCGACACCTCGTCCACGGAGCATCCAGTTCGTGGACGGGTCGGGCAGCATCTTGGAAGAGCAGACCATCGACCCCATCGGTGGAGTCTATCAAAACGCTACGGGCAAGTTGTGCGGCGTATGGAGACGTGTACCTCGCGATTACAGGAAGCTCCTACGCGAAGAGCGTCTCCACGTATCGTTTATATGGGAACCATCGTCCACCTTGACGGGACAATTGTCCCGTTACCGTGCACTAGCCACGGAACAGTTCTCGTCGCTGCTGGAGCCAACGATGGGGGTGGATCGATCCCTGATGTCAGGCGCAGGGGCCACAGCCATCGTATCGGCATCGTCCGCGTCGGCACCCTCGATCCACGTCTCTCTAGTTTTCAACGGAGTTTTTCTACCCAACGACCTATCGGAAGTACCTCTGATAGTCCAGCTGGAGCACATGGAAAAGGATTACGTTGTGCTTCGCGAGGAGATTATAGTGAAGAAACCGTCGAACGAGCTAAACTTTGGCGAAGTTAGAAGCGCTTTATCCGGAGCCGATCTGCGATTGCTGACGCGCGGCAAGTTGTCCATCAGCATAATGTCGAGAAAAGATCCTCAGGCGTTGCGATTGGCTGGGGTGGTCGGTCCGCGAGCTACTTGCGACATCTACCAAACGCTGCTCCTGTCGGAGACGGCCTCCGCGGCGTCTGGGCTTGCCTGGGCGTTCTTGGACCGCGCGGGTTCGCTTCGTTACGGCGTCCAGCTGATCGGCTTGGAAGAGGAGAATCCTTTGGTAACTCTGGTCGACGAGGGAGGCAAGCGTCGCACGGAGCTGGAGGATCTGACGCCATCGTTGGTAGATGGATTGGCCAATGGATCACTGGATCGTCCCGGTCCTCGGCTTCTCGAGCCTCTGTTCAACGGCGAGCTGTCGGTGGTTGCAGCTTCCCATTTGGGATCTGTGCTGCGAGGACGTCTGCTCCAGAGGCCCGTGGCGGACGCCAGAGACACCACTGCGCCCGTGTTGCTCAGAAGACCGTCGCTGGAACCCGTGTATCCAGGTCCAGTTGGACTGGTTTGGACGGCAGTGGACCTGGACTGTTCTCTGCACTACGAGCTCGAGATCGCTGGCTTTGCGCAAACGTCTAGCAGTCACGAGCTACGAACCTTTCGTTTATACTTGGAGACGATGCCTCTGTTGGCCCAGGGGGCGCCAGTCGCCAGGAGGCTTCTGGAAGAATTCAACGGCTACGTTCTGGAAGGTTCGGTTACAGGCTTGTCACCCGTTGAGTTGTACAGAATCGAGTCGGGTATCGGGTTTCTCGAGGTGACGGACAAGCAGGCCGACAGAGTCCTGAAGGCACCGTTTAAGACGAGGGCGCCGCTCAGCTGTCTTCCGCATTACGCCGATAACGATGTGGCGTCGGTGGTCGCGTACAATCTCCAACCACCCCAGTCGGATATCGAAACGGGGGCCTGCTTTCACGAGACTAGGTTCTACGAGGAGGGCACGCAGTGGACGTCAGGGACGGACCCTTGTTCCATGTGTCATTGTCATCGAGGATTGGCCCAGTGCGACCCGGTGCCCTGTCCGGCGCTCACGTGTCCTCAGGGCAAGCAGCTCAAGCCCCCCGTTGGACACTGTTGTCCCATTTGTTCAG GTCCTGGCATCAACATGAACGGAACGGGGAAGAACGTCAGCTCGATAACGAGGGGTTGCACCCTGGCTGGTCAATTCCATCTGGCTGGAGCGTCCTGGCATCCCTACTTACCTCCAGTAGGATTCGACACTTGCGCGGTCTGCACTTGCGAC ACGGTCACGCTGGAGGTGAAGTGTCCACGAGTGCAGTGCCCGCCATTGGACTGCGACGAGAAGCTCGCCTTCAGACCGAGCAAGAAAGCCTGCTGCAGACAATGTCCCGCGACGACGCCCAGCACCTTGAACGCCGCCGTCACCGGCGACACGACGCGCTTGCCGCGGGACCAGGCGGCGCCCTCTACGAAGCGCACCGCCGAAGAGATCCTGGCTTCCGGCGGTTGCAGGAATCCACTCGGTGGCCCCTACGAAAACGGGATGGAGTGGCATCCACGCGTCCACTCGCACGGCGAGATGAAATGCGTAAAGTGCAGGTGCAAG AATGGCGAGGTCAGGTGCGACAGAAAACGGTGTCCACGGGCGCTCTGCAACTCCATCGTCCATCAGATGAAGCGCGGCGATTACATGGCGGACGCGGACGACTGTTGCACGGTGCAGTGCCGTCGAGCGAGGCGTCATCATCGCAACAATCATCATCCGGGACGGCATTCCGTGACGCCGCGCGAGCTCAGCTGA